DNA from Xanthomonas hyacinthi:
CGCTGGTGCGCGCGTTCAGCACCTATTTTCAAGTGGTCAACATCGCCGAGCGCGTACACCGCATCCGCCGCCGCCGCGACTACCAGCGCAACAGCGCCGACACGCCGCAGCCGGACGGCCTGCACGACGCGCTGCGCCGGCTCAAGGCGCAGGGGGTGAGCGCGCAGGAGCTGGGCGAATGGCTGCCGCGCATCGACGTGGAGCCGGTGTTCACCGCGCACCCGACCGAGGCGGTGCGCCGCGCGCTACTGGAGAAAGAGCAATTGATGGTGGCCAGCCTGGTCGACAACCTCGACGGCATGCGCACGCCCGGCGAGCGCGCCACCGATGCGGCGCGCTTCCGCATGGCGCTGACCGCGTCGTGGCAGACCGCCGATTCCTCGCCGGTGCGGCCGACCGTGGAAGACGAACGCGAGCACGTCGGCTTCTACCTGACCCAGGTGCTGTACCGGGTGGTCCCGGTGATGTACGAGACCCTGGAGCACGCAATCGAGGAAACCTACGGCACGCCGCTGCCGCTGCCGCGGCTGCTGCGCTTCGGCACCTGGGTCGGCGGCGACATGGACGGCAACCCGAACGTGGATGCCGGCACCATCACCGCCACGCTCGACGCGCAGCGCCGCGCGGTGCTGAACCGCTATCTGAAGGAGCTGTGGCAGCTGGCCAGCCTGCTCAGCCAGTCCACCACCCTGGTCGCGGTCAGCGCGCCGCTGCTGGGGCAACTGGAACGCTACCGGCAACTGCTGCCCGCGGCCGCGGCGCGCTCGCGGCCGCGCCACGGCGACATGCCGTACCGCCTGCTCAACGACCTGATGCGCGCGCGCCTGCAGGCAGCGCTGGACGACGCACCGGGCGCCTATGCCGCGCCGACCGAGCTGGAACAGGACCTGCAGCTGATCCTGGACAGCCTGCAGGCCAACAAGGGCCTGCACGCCGGCTGGTTCGCGGTGCGGCGGCTGCTGTGGCGGGTGCGCAGCTTCGGCTTCCACCTGGCGCGGCTGGACGTGCGCCAGGAGTCCAGCGTGCATGCGCGCGCGGTCGCCGCGGCGCTGGGCGAGGACGACTGGGACGCGCGTTCGCCCGAGGAGCGCGCCGCGGTACTCGGCGCCTACGCCGGCGGCGAGCAGACCCTGCCGACAGCGCCCGAGGATGCCGGCAACGCACGCCTGGACGCGGTGTTCGCCGCGCTCGCCGATGCGCGCGCGCGCCACGGCGCCGATGCGCTGGGCAGCTACATCATCAGCATGGCGCACAACCGCGCCGACGTGCTGACCGTGCTTGCCCTGGCGCGGCGCGGTGGCCTGGTCGATGCGCAGGGCGCGGTGCCGCTGGACATCGTGCCGCTGTTCGAGACCGTGGACGACCTGCGCGGCGGCACCGACACGCTGCGCGACCTGCTCGCCGACCCGGTCTACCGCCGCCACCTGGCCGCGCGCGCCGACGTGCAGATGGTGATGCTCGGCTATTCGGACAGCGGCAAGGACGGCGGCATCGCCGCCTCGCGCTGGGGACTGCAGCGCGCGCAGGTGGAACTGCTCGATGCGGCCGCCGAACTCGGCATCCGCCTGACCTTCTTCCATGGCCGCGGCGGTTCCATCGTGCGCGGCGGCGGCAAGACCACGCGTGCGCTGGAGGCGGCGCCGCGCGGCAGCGTCGATGGCCGCCTGCGGGTGACCGAGCAGGGCGAGGTGATCCACCGTAAGTACGGCATCCGCGCGCTGGCGCTGCGCTCGCTGGAGCAGATGACCGGCGCGGTGCTGCTGTCGAGCCTGCGCCCGCGCGCGCCGGACGCGCGCGAGGACGCGTGGCGGCCGGTGATGGACATCGTCGCCGAGCACAGCACCGGCGCCTACCGCAGCTTCGTCGGCGATGCCGAATTCATGCGCTATTTCCGCCTGGCCACGCCGATCGACGTGATCGAGCGGATGACCCTGGGCTCGCGGCCGTCGCGGCGGCTGGGCCAGGACGCGGCGCTGGACAACCTGCGCGCGATCCCGTGGGTGTTCGCCTGGAGCCAGGCGCGCGCGGTGATCCCGGGCTGGTACGGCGTCGGCAGCGGTCTGCGCGCGGCGGTGGAGGCCGGCCATGAGGACACGCTGCGCGAGATGGCCGCCGACTGGCCGTTCTTCCGCACCTTCCTCGACGACATCGCGATGGTGCTGTCCAAGGGCGACCTCAACATCGCCGAGATGTTCTCGCGCCTGGCCGGGCCGCTGCACGCGCGCTTCTTCCCGCGCATCCGCGACGAGCTGGCGCTGACCAAGGGCTGGGTGAAATCGCTGACCGGGCAGGTGTCGCTGCTGCAGCACGACCCGCGGCTGGCGCTGTCGATCCGCCTGCGCAATCCCTACATCGACCCGATCAGCGTGCTGCAGGTGGACCTGCTGCAGCGCTGGCGGGCCACCGAGGGCGAAGACGAAGAGTTGCTGCGGGCGCTGGTGGCCTGCGTCAACGGCGTCTCGCAGGGCGTGCAGAATACCGGCTGACGGTGGCCGGGCAGCACAATGCGGCGCGCCGGAGGCATTCGGAGCGACGGTACTATCGCCAGCGGACAAATTTGTCCGATAATGCGCGGATGGACCTGCGCACCGATGCCGCCCAACGCCGCCGCCTGTTGCTCGACGCGGCCGACGAGGTGTTCTGCGAGCACGGCGTGCTGGCGCCGCTGGAGCTGGTGGTCGAGCGCTCCGGCGTGGGCCGGGCCACGCTGTACCGCAATTTCGCCGACCGCACCGCGCTGATGGCGGCACTGCTGCAGCGTGGCCTGGACGGGCTGGACGGCTGCGCGCGCGCCATCGGCGAGCGCCCCGACGGCCTGTTCCTGCTGTTGCGCGACGTCGCCGAGCACATCGCGATGTCCGCGCCGCTGACCGACTACTGGCGCTCGATGCCGCGCGAGCGTCCCCCCATCACCGCGGCGCACACGCGGGTGATGGCGATCCTGCTGCCGTTCCTGCAGCGCGCGATCGACGCCGGCCTGTGCCGCGCGCAACTGGACGGCGACGATCTGGGCTTGCTGATGGACATGCTTGGCGCCTGCCAGCGCGGCAGCGACGAAGCCGAGCGCAAGGCGCTGGCGCTGCGCGGTTGGCGGCTGCTGTGCCATGCGCTGGCCACGCCGGCGGCGGCCGCGGCGCTATGAGCCCGCAACCCGGGCGGGGGCAGGGCCAGGCTACCCGCGCCGTCGCACCCGACGCCACGCCACGACGCTGGCCGCGACGTCTGCTACGTGCCGCGGCGGCGTTGGCGACTGTGCTGGCCAGCGTCTGGGGCGCGCTGTTCCTGGCCTACCTGCCGCATACCGGCAGCCTGGTGCGCCACGCCTCGGCGCTGCTGTGGCTGGCGATGGGCGGCGCCGCGCTGTGGGGCCTGCGCCACCACCGCGACTACCGCGTGCTGCCGTGGATCTTCGCCATCGCCTGCGCCGGCCTGGTGTACGGCTGGTCGCAGCTGCTGCCCGAGCAGAATCGCGACTGGGCCGAAGATGTCGCGCAGCCGCTGCTGCCGCAGGTCGAGGGCCACCTGGTCACCCTGCACAACGTGCGCAACTTCGCCTGGCGCAGCGACGGCGACTACACGCCGCGCTGGGAAACCCGCCAGTACGCGCTGGACCGGCTGGTCTCGGCGGACCTGGCGCTGTCCTACTGGATGGGTCCGGCGATCGCCCACACCCTGGTCTCGTTCGGTTTCGACGACGGCCGCCGGGTGGTGTTTTCGCTGGAGATCCGCAAGGAGCGCGGCGAAGCGTTCTCCGCGCTGGCCGGGTTCTTCCGCAATTTCGAGCAGGTGATGGTCGCCGCCGACGAGCGCGACATCCTGGCGGTGCGCAGCAACGTGCGCGGCGAGGACGTCTACCTGTACCGGTTGAACATTCCGCGCGCGCAACTGCGCCAGCTGTTCCTGGGCTATGTGGCGCAGGCGCAGCAGCTGCAGCGCACGCCGCAGTTCTACAACACCGCCACCAGCAACTGCACCACCATCGTGTTCGAACTGGTGCGCAAGTTCGACCCGCAGTTGCCGCTGGACTACCGC
Protein-coding regions in this window:
- the ppc gene encoding phosphoenolpyruvate carboxylase produces the protein MNEYRSSIVFATPDIPLRDDVRRLGALVGDLLAEQVSAEFLDEIETIRTTAIARRESDAPPSSLSQQLSGRAPRDAEALVRAFSTYFQVVNIAERVHRIRRRRDYQRNSADTPQPDGLHDALRRLKAQGVSAQELGEWLPRIDVEPVFTAHPTEAVRRALLEKEQLMVASLVDNLDGMRTPGERATDAARFRMALTASWQTADSSPVRPTVEDEREHVGFYLTQVLYRVVPVMYETLEHAIEETYGTPLPLPRLLRFGTWVGGDMDGNPNVDAGTITATLDAQRRAVLNRYLKELWQLASLLSQSTTLVAVSAPLLGQLERYRQLLPAAAARSRPRHGDMPYRLLNDLMRARLQAALDDAPGAYAAPTELEQDLQLILDSLQANKGLHAGWFAVRRLLWRVRSFGFHLARLDVRQESSVHARAVAAALGEDDWDARSPEERAAVLGAYAGGEQTLPTAPEDAGNARLDAVFAALADARARHGADALGSYIISMAHNRADVLTVLALARRGGLVDAQGAVPLDIVPLFETVDDLRGGTDTLRDLLADPVYRRHLAARADVQMVMLGYSDSGKDGGIAASRWGLQRAQVELLDAAAELGIRLTFFHGRGGSIVRGGGKTTRALEAAPRGSVDGRLRVTEQGEVIHRKYGIRALALRSLEQMTGAVLLSSLRPRAPDAREDAWRPVMDIVAEHSTGAYRSFVGDAEFMRYFRLATPIDVIERMTLGSRPSRRLGQDAALDNLRAIPWVFAWSQARAVIPGWYGVGSGLRAAVEAGHEDTLREMAADWPFFRTFLDDIAMVLSKGDLNIAEMFSRLAGPLHARFFPRIRDELALTKGWVKSLTGQVSLLQHDPRLALSIRLRNPYIDPISVLQVDLLQRWRATEGEDEELLRALVACVNGVSQGVQNTG
- a CDS encoding TetR/AcrR family transcriptional regulator produces the protein MDLRTDAAQRRRLLLDAADEVFCEHGVLAPLELVVERSGVGRATLYRNFADRTALMAALLQRGLDGLDGCARAIGERPDGLFLLLRDVAEHIAMSAPLTDYWRSMPRERPPITAAHTRVMAILLPFLQRAIDAGLCRAQLDGDDLGLLMDMLGACQRGSDEAERKALALRGWRLLCHALATPAAAAAL
- a CDS encoding DUF4105 domain-containing protein; the encoded protein is MLRAAAALATVLASVWGALFLAYLPHTGSLVRHASALLWLAMGGAALWGLRHHRDYRVLPWIFAIACAGLVYGWSQLLPEQNRDWAEDVAQPLLPQVEGHLVTLHNVRNFAWRSDGDYTPRWETRQYALDRLVSADLALSYWMGPAIAHTLVSFGFDDGRRVVFSLEIRKERGEAFSALAGFFRNFEQVMVAADERDILAVRSNVRGEDVYLYRLNIPRAQLRQLFLGYVAQAQQLQRTPQFYNTATSNCTTIVFELVRKFDPQLPLDYRLLLSGYLPSYVYAQHGFVPGYTLATLQARGRIGARARQAGIGADFSQRIREGIPGEEPPGAPR